Genomic segment of bacterium:
CCGTCGGCCTGCTTCGCCTGCTCGGGCGTGAACTCGAGCAGCGCGACCTTGTCGCCCATGGCCGCGAAGAGCTTGGAGATGGCGCCCGCGGGCACGCCCGCCGGCGTCGAGATGCCGCTGACCTGGCCGTTCTGCAGGGCGTCGGCGCTCGGGCCATAGCCGCCGTACATCAGCTCGTAGTCGGCGTCGACGTCGATGCCGAAGTTGCCCAGGATCTCCTTGTTGCTGCCCTGGGTGCCGGAGTTCTTCTTGCCCAGGCCGGCGCGCTTGCCCTTGATCCCGACGAAGTCGGAGATGGTGCCGGTCTTGGCGAACTCCTTCGCCACCACGAAGTGCTCGACGTTCTGCCACAGCATGGAGACCGAGCGCAACTCGTGCTGCGGGCCCTCGCCGGCCAGGTCGCCGGTGCCGTTCCAGGCCCAGTTGCCGTACAGGCCCTGCAGGATGCCGAACTGCACCTCGTTCTCGCGCATCAGCTTCACGTTCTCGCCGCTGCCGGCCGAGCTGATCGCCGACAGGCC
This window contains:
- a CDS encoding TAXI family TRAP transporter solute-binding subunit; translation: MNRFPQLKSIVLASALVAFVAVGLPAGAQESRDYLMATASTGGTFYPVGVAISTLVKVKLQPTEKIGLSAISSAGSGENVKLMRENEVQFGILQGLYGNWAWNGTGDLAGEGPQHELRSVSMLWQNVEHFVVAKEFAKTGTISDFVGIKGKRAGLGKKNSGTQGSNKEILGNFGIDVDADYELMYGGYGPSADALQNGQVSGISTPAGVPAGAISKLFAAMGDKVALLEFTPEQAKQADGGMDLWTPFTIPAGTYPGLDHDVTTIAQPNFLACRADVDEDAVYQMTKTIYENLPFLQGIHKATKDMALEKAIVGLPLPLHPGAARYFREAGLEIPARLIAE